The window AGACATAACGCTCGACCAAATCAGTGGTGGCTGTCGCTTCATCGACGATCTTTTGAGCGAGCGACTGATGTTGATCCGGTGCGTTCGCACTCGCAACTTGCGTGGCAAACAACTCTTGGAATCTAGTTTGTGCTTGCTGCAGGTCATTGCGGAGAAGAGTTGGGCCTCGCGGTGAGTTCCTAACCAACAACATCGATTCGGGAACGACTACAGTTTCATGGATCTGATTCGCGTTGGTCGGTGCTCCCTGAGCGATCCAGTTCACGACGATGGGGACGAGCCACATACCACTGGAATGTGGTTCAACCGGAGAGTAAGAGACACGTCCACGCTTGTATGCAATGGTTACCAAAGCGGGCGAGTCGGGGTCGTGTTCCGCTTTTCGATCGTCTGGATCGCCCGATTTGCCACGCTTCAACATGACAGCAAATTCACGGTCTTCGGCGACGATCACGTTACCGAACGAGTGCACCAACGGGGGCGATGGAATGGAGGTTTCGTATCCTTTGAATAGGACCTCTGTTCTGCCGGGAACTTGTTGGAAGTAATCGTTGTGATAGTGGGTGGTTTGAATGCCGAACGTTTGTAGTTGTTCGGAATTGCGTCCGTTGTAGGACCCAAAGAAAAAGAGATGTCCGCCTTGGGCAACAAAGCGTTCGAGTGTTTCAAATACCTCGGCCGTTCTTGTTTTATCTTCGTGCCAGCCCAAGAAATCGATCGCGTTGCTGCCAATGATGATGGCGTGCTCACTCGAGCAATCGAGCGGCAAGGACTCCAAAGTCGGAATGGATCTAAAGGGAAGATTCCTCTCATCACAGATTGCTTTTGCCTTGTCTGCTTCCGCTTGCCCCTGGCCTGCAACGTAGAGCAGTGCTTGATTCTGCGACCGATATTGCAAACGCAGTTGAGGCTTGGGCTCCTGTTCCGCCGCGAAGACTCGGGACCTGGAGATACCAAGCATTGAGAGGCCAGGCACGGAAAAGACGCAGGTGATAGCGAGACACGCCGTGAAGAGGAGGATTCGGGTTGACATGAGGTGCATTCAAGGCTTGGATCAATTGGTGCGAATACGTGGTGCAGCGAAGGCGAGCGGGACGGAGCGTGGGGAGACGTTGCGATCAGTTTTGCAATGCGTCCCAGACTCGGACGCTGCCGTCATCGCTGGCGGAGAGAATTTTTCTACCGTCCGGAGTGAAGGTGACTTCGTGGACGTTCATGCGATGTCCGTGCAATGTTTTGAGAACTTGCTGTCTCTTGATGTCGCACAGGATGACCTGGCCGGGTTTCGTGGGAACGCTGGACGACCACGTGCCGGCGACCAATCGTTTGCCATCCGGAGAGATTTCGATGGACGTGATGAATTCCGCTGACAGTTCGATTACACCGAGCTTTGAAAAGTCCTCCGCATTCCAAAGTTCGATCTTGTTCCCAGCGCCGGCGGCAGCCAGAATCTTGCCATCGGAAGACCAGTCAACGCTGTGGTTTCTTGGCGTGATTGTCTCGAATGTATGGACAAGTTCGCGTGATTCCGTGCTCCACATGCGAAGCGATTGGTCGCAACCTGCGAAGATCCGGTCGCCGTTTGGCGAGAGGGCTACGCTGGATGTTCCATTGGGAAGAGCGTCTTTCCATTCGTGCGGAATCGGTGCGTCTTCAATGAGCCAAAACTTGATGTTTCCACCGCTGTCCGACATGGCAACCACCTTTCCATCCTCGGTCGCTGTCAGGCTTTGGATGTAGCCATCGCTTTGTCCAATGATGACAAACTCCGCTGTTTCTGGATCACCGCGTAGGACGGTGGTGCGACCGCGAATTTGCATTCCGATGTCGATTAGATCCCCGACTGGTTGATCCGAGACGAAGGTCAGCCGTTCTGGCCAGACGGACCTGCGATAGGATTCATCACCTGTCTCGGTGTCGTAGGCAATGATCTCCGTCGCTTTGCGTTGCCGATTGAAAGCGATGAATTGCTTTCCTTCATTCAGCACACTCACCCGGGTAGTCCTTTTGGGACCGAGCTCGGCAACGAGTAGTGAATCCCCGATGGAGTCGGTGTCGAAGGCCCAACGCACGGTTCGTTCATGGCTCGCAAAGTCTGGAAACGTTCCGGTGGTCCAACGCCCCTCCAGTCGTTCGATCATTGCTTGCGCTGTTTCGCGATCGCCCGCGAGGTGAGCGAAGTGTGCTATGCCTCCCAAACGCATCGGTGAATCAGGCACCTGTTCGAGCCACTGAAGGACGCCACGTTTCATTCGTGGCCATTGAAACCCGTCTTCCGAGAAATGCGTCACGTCTCTGGAATTGAAAGCCCCCCAAGCAACCATGGCGTAGGAATAGTCACCGGTCTGCGATGCCATTTCATCTGACCAGTTCTCTGCGAACGCAAGCAAGTCTCCTTCTTCGCCGTACCAACGCGGTTGCAAGTATTGGCACATGGCACGGATCGGAGGCTGAAGCCAAGGATCAATTTTGGCGGATTCATTAAGGTACTGTTGCATCGTTTCGCGATCGGTACCGGTCAGCAATCCAACTCGCATGCGGTAGAGCGGAATCCCGGCATCAGCAATGTCCCTGTCAGCCGCGTACGCTTCGGCTTGGTCCAGCGCTGCTTCCGCCTGTTCCAGAGCTTCGTGCATGGGGACCAACCTCGCAGGCGGGATGGTGGAAGCAAACCCGCCTCCGCGATGTTCAAAGGCCAGCGTGAACATGCAGTCAGCCATGGCAACGTAGGCACCGACAGATGGCTCGGACGAAATCCAGGCATCCAGGACTTGTTTCCGATCATTGATCGAAACAACCGTTTGGCGTGTGGTTCGGATTGGCGATCCTAGATGCTCGTAGATGGCGGTGAGGAGCGGCGTACCATTGATGGAGTAGGCGCTCTGTTCTCGCGTTTTGGCGATGAGTTCGTTCAGCTCCGCGTATTCGCGGTTCAGAAGAAGCGAATTGACTTCGGAAAGGAGTTCATCAATGTCCGAGTCGAAATCGTGTTGCGCTTTCACCGGAATGGGGGAATTAAAAACGATTCCCAGCAACAGACAACTGATCGTTTTCAGGTAGAGCGGCTTGATGCAAGCAGGCGTCATTCGAGGAGTACCAGTCCGGAGGCTTAAAAACGGGGAGATTCGTAGCCACTCGATAGAAGTTATGTGATATCTGAGCATTCGAATTGTAGGTGCGGAATCGGTCCAGGTGGGACCGTGTCCTCCGCGAGGAGGCAATTTTTTTGCAGAGGAGGCATGCCGAACCCATCCGAGCCTTCGCCAAGTTTGCCGCGTTCTACGCTACTGATTTGCATGTCCGGAATCGAGTTGGCGATTGGAAGAGTCAGGCGAAGCTCCCAAGTACCACGATTCGGGGTGGGGTTCTTTTTCGGCTACAGCACGGTGCCTTGAACTAGTCTGCCTCACATACGGCGGCGTTTCCAAACCAGGTAGTTGGCAAACGCCGGGTGAGCTTTCAGTCTCTCGATCGTGAAGTAATCGCGACCCAATTTTTTTTCGTCGGGAATCAAATTGTGGATCGATCGATGACACATCTTGCAAACCGAAATCGTTCGCTGCATCTCCTCTTTTGCAAAACGTTTCTTCCACCAAGTCTTCCGGTGGCAATGACGCGGGATCAAATGATGCTCATTGAAGGCAGGATCGACTTCACACAACACGCATGGCTTCTCTGCTTTCATGCGTTTCTTCTCCAGCAAATGACGAATTCTAAGATGACTGCTGAGCTAGAGGGACTCAAGTTTGCACTTCTAAACCGATCCTTCATGGTACTTCGTTTGGACCGTTAGGCTTCTGCGAAACCGTTGCTCCAACGATGAACGTCGTTGCCAGCTTTTTGGCAAACCTCGCAGCCGGAGGCACCCCTCACGAATCGAATTACGACACGTTTTCGTTGAGCTATTTGGACGCAGGTTAGGACCAAATCGGGGAAATGTTGAGAAGCAAGGAACCACTTTCGCATCCCAAGTCTTGCCAATTCAGCGTGTTTCCACAGGCGTCGATGTGTCCGACATGAGATGCTTGTTGAGTCAATTGTTCGTTCTCCAGAATGATTTCCTGCGAAATTCAAGAGGTATTCAGTGAACCGCCCCACGAGGAGGGTGCGGGGCCCCTCGCTATGGGTGTTTGTTTCGCGTTATGTAGGCTTAGCGGTTAGCAACGCCCCAGTTGGCGGGCTGGCTTCGCTATTCTGGAGCCCTGACCAAACGCAGAACGTGCATCCAGGTGTCGGAGTGAAGATTGATGGGATCGTGGGTGATCAACGAATCGGGACGGCAGCGTAGCGAAAGAAGGTCCCGCAGACATAGGCGAGGCCAGCGTTACCGGCGTCAACAGCTTCGGATCGAGATGCTTGAGGACAGGCGGGTGCTTGCAGGCCCAGGGCCAGAAGTCTTGTCAATCGTGCGAGCAGATGCGAATCCGACCAATGCAAATAGCGTTGCATTCACGGTGACATTCGACGAAGCCGTAACCGGTGTCGACGCCTCCGACTTCATCGTTGATGCGAACGGCCCCACATTTGCCAGCGTCGAACCGGTTTCCGGATCGGGAGCAGTTTACACGGTCAACGTCGGAACAGGAGCTGGCGATGGTTCCTTGAGCCTCGATTTGATTGACGACGATTCGATTGTGAGTGCGGCGAACTCCAACAAACCTCTGGGCGGTGCTGGAACGACTGGCAACAAAGACGGTTCATTTACGTCCGGGGAAAGCTATGCGATCGACAAAACCTCGCCCTCGAGTTTCAGTGTTGCAGCTCTCGAGCCTTCTCCGACCAATCTTCAGCAGGTTCGCTACCAAATCGAGTTTGATGAACCGGTGATCGGTCTTTCAACCGACAACTTACAGCCGTTCATTTCCAGCTCGAACTCGACCGACCCAATCTCGGGCGTTTCTGTAACCGAAGTGACTGGGGCGGGTGACACCTACGATGTTTTGTTGAATACCGGAACGGGAACCGGCAACTTTGGATTGAGGTTGGTCAATGATGGCAACTTCAGCGATCTTGTTGGCAACAGTCCTTCGGTTGTCAGTGGTATTGGAGATGTTTATCAAATTGACCGCATCGCTCCAACGGTAGAAGCCGTCGTGTTGGAAGATGCATCTCCAACGAACGCCTCCACACTGAGTTTTCTGATCACGTTAAGTGAAAGCATCACCGCATTCGGTCTGGGAGACGTCAACCTTGACCAGGTCGGCTTTCCCGAGGCAGCGTTTGCATCCTTGCAGACGGTATCGGGCACTCAAAAACGTGTTGTCGTCACTCCGGGCGAAGGCGAAGGAACGATCTCAATCGATGTCACGCCGGGAGCGTTGGCGACCGATTTCGCTGGCAATCAACTGATCACCCCTGCGAATGTCTTCGATGCCTACGTGGTCGACACTCGCGTTCCTGAAGTGGAATCGATCACCAGGGCTTCGGCGTCGCCTACATCCAGCCAATCACTTGACTTCAATGTTCTGTTCACGGAATCCGTCGTGAACGTTGATCCCGATGATTTCGAAGTGGCTGCAACAGGTGTTAGTGGCGCCACTGTTAGCCAAGTTTCCGGCTCAGGTGCGGCCTACACTGTAACGGTGACCTACACGGGTGGAAGCGGAACGGTAGGACTTAATCTTCAAGCTGCGAATTCGATCAGCGACACGGTGGGCAATTCGCTGAGTGGTGGGGCCGTGACTGGGCCGCTGTACACGGTGTCGTCGGCCGCGTTCGATATCACCGCAAACGAAGCGAATAAAGACGAGGGTCATGTTGGGACGACGCCGTTCACATTCACCGTGACACGATCGAACGATGCCAACGGTACGGCGACGGTGGACTACGCAGTGAGCGGTACAGCGGGGGACGCGGCGAATGCAGATGATTTTGGAGGAACATTTCCAAGTGGTACGGTCAGCTTTGCTGACGGCGAAACAACGCAAGTTGTCACCATTGACGTTAGCGGCGATTTGATCGCGGAGACGGACGAAACCTTCACGGTCACTCTAAGCAATCCAAGTGCTCCCGCCGCAATTTCGATTGCTTCGGCGGACGGCGTGATTCGGAACGACGACGTGCCAGCACTCAGCGTTACGATCGATGTCGCAACGGTGACGGAGGGTGGAACCACTGCGATGGGCACCGTTCAACGAACCGGACCGGTCGATCAGGATCTGACCGTGACGCTAGCGGCCGATCCGTTGTCACGTTTGGTCATACCCGAAACGGTTTTGATTCCAGCCGGTTCGACTTCGGCGACTTTTTTAGTCGATGTCGTCGACGACGACTTGGTCACAGGCGATGAGACCATCCTTGTGACCGCGGCGACGGGACCGCCGATCGAGTTTGACTCGACCTATGGTGACGCCGGAGCAGCTTCCATCAGTGCGGTTGAGAATGAATCTTTTTATCTTCCCTCGTTTGGCGAGCATCTCGTCAAATCGGACGGCAAAGTTGTCACCAGTTACAACCGCCAACGTGACAGATTCAACATCGTGCGTTTCAACGTGGATGGAACTCCCGATACCTCCTTCGGCGATAACGGAATCGTTCGATATGACTACGAGTATTTCGTGGGTCTCGATGAATCCCCCGGCGACATCGTTCAGCTACCAAATGGGAAGCTTGTAGTTTCCTTCGTGCGTGGCCCGACGGCGCTCTCGCCCCCGAACAAACAATATCTCCTGCAACTCAATACGGATGGCTCCATCGACACCAGCTTCGGTGCGTCAGGGGTGTTGGAAATCGATGCAACCGTGTGGGGACTTCATAACGACTTGGTCGCATTGTCAGACAACTCGATCGTTGCAATTTCGACCCGACGTGTGAACTCGGCCGTCACGACCTATGCAAAGCGAATCCTGGCAAACGGGACTATCGATCCAAACTTTGATGACTCTGCGGTCACCCCGTTGCAACAAGGGACCATGATCGTTGCGTTGCCAGACGATTCCGTTCTGTTGGCCGGGAACGTTGCAGGTGGGGCATCACAAGTGGTGAAATTACAGCCCGGCGGTGGTGCGGACTCCAATTTCGGAATGTCGGGCGTGGTAACT of the Rhodopirellula baltica SH 1 genome contains:
- a CDS encoding WD40 repeat domain-containing protein — encoded protein: MTPACIKPLYLKTISCLLLGIVFNSPIPVKAQHDFDSDIDELLSEVNSLLLNREYAELNELIAKTREQSAYSINGTPLLTAIYEHLGSPIRTTRQTVVSINDRKQVLDAWISSEPSVGAYVAMADCMFTLAFEHRGGGFASTIPPARLVPMHEALEQAEAALDQAEAYAADRDIADAGIPLYRMRVGLLTGTDRETMQQYLNESAKIDPWLQPPIRAMCQYLQPRWYGEEGDLLAFAENWSDEMASQTGDYSYAMVAWGAFNSRDVTHFSEDGFQWPRMKRGVLQWLEQVPDSPMRLGGIAHFAHLAGDRETAQAMIERLEGRWTTGTFPDFASHERTVRWAFDTDSIGDSLLVAELGPKRTTRVSVLNEGKQFIAFNRQRKATEIIAYDTETGDESYRRSVWPERLTFVSDQPVGDLIDIGMQIRGRTTVLRGDPETAEFVIIGQSDGYIQSLTATEDGKVVAMSDSGGNIKFWLIEDAPIPHEWKDALPNGTSSVALSPNGDRIFAGCDQSLRMWSTESRELVHTFETITPRNHSVDWSSDGKILAAAGAGNKIELWNAEDFSKLGVIELSAEFITSIEISPDGKRLVAGTWSSSVPTKPGQVILCDIKRQQVLKTLHGHRMNVHEVTFTPDGRKILSASDDGSVRVWDALQN